The Chryseobacterium aureum genome contains a region encoding:
- a CDS encoding DUF4280 domain-containing protein yields the protein MDRLKNDGEGNTPETQTQNTAQDTEQMKAENSKKMEEKRAENEEKDKVEDGLKVVIDTATLECTLCTVPQGIMKVNYDTPTIQEKKTATVKERGPKSLVFTGNCKKSPQMAAPCASVMNVRDWQDVGTYLSQEQLILLQKSTIPCTYGGVDIKITDSGQIHQPETVDATGAPVPESKEKINGYFYNYNGSFEGNVKGQKKGNENDVYACEGKGSEEDIYKSPKKLNIVHSDFQKVCNIIKHEGLSSEKEEYLYIAHTNYNEAKRVGKTMYQLLNSSYSSVDAKDKVEMKTSEKDTISLYSRAGAIDALLRDVDEVKIDPTDNATQWDGEDFLAWGIDTDLKPDSTTKYGHNKFDEYDYIKISKSLYDSFESKITGRRGSTLAYNSVHEEGCDKGTHTHKTVKGKNKAVYTLPNEDFAKKDYWTTGDFYYKNATKRSFGLEATRVAGYTIFWKKVKV from the coding sequence ATGGATAGGTTAAAGAACGATGGAGAAGGAAATACTCCGGAAACACAGACTCAAAATACAGCACAGGATACTGAGCAGATGAAAGCAGAAAACAGCAAGAAAATGGAGGAGAAACGAGCTGAAAATGAGGAAAAAGACAAAGTAGAAGATGGACTGAAAGTTGTTATAGATACCGCAACGCTGGAATGTACATTGTGTACTGTCCCACAAGGAATTATGAAAGTGAATTATGATACGCCAACAATACAGGAAAAGAAAACTGCAACGGTAAAAGAGAGGGGCCCGAAAAGTCTGGTTTTTACAGGAAACTGTAAGAAAAGCCCGCAAATGGCAGCTCCATGCGCTTCTGTTATGAATGTAAGAGACTGGCAAGATGTAGGTACCTACCTTTCTCAGGAACAATTGATATTGCTACAGAAAAGTACCATTCCATGTACTTATGGAGGTGTAGATATTAAAATTACCGATAGCGGACAAATTCATCAGCCGGAAACGGTTGATGCAACCGGAGCTCCTGTACCTGAATCAAAAGAAAAAATAAATGGTTATTTTTATAACTATAATGGAAGTTTTGAAGGAAATGTAAAAGGTCAGAAAAAAGGAAATGAAAATGATGTATATGCCTGCGAAGGAAAAGGATCAGAAGAAGATATTTACAAAAGCCCTAAAAAGCTCAATATTGTACATAGTGACTTCCAGAAAGTTTGCAATATTATTAAGCATGAAGGTCTTTCATCAGAAAAAGAAGAATATTTATATATAGCACATACAAATTATAATGAAGCAAAGAGAGTTGGAAAAACAATGTATCAATTATTAAATTCCAGCTATTCCAGTGTGGATGCTAAGGATAAAGTTGAAATGAAAACTTCTGAAAAAGACACCATTTCTTTGTATTCCAGAGCGGGGGCAATTGATGCTCTTTTAAGAGATGTAGATGAGGTTAAAATTGATCCTACGGATAATGCCACACAATGGGACGGCGAAGATTTTCTCGCCTGGGGTATTGATACTGACTTAAAACCTGATAGTACTACAAAATACGGTCATAATAAATTTGACGAGTATGATTATATAAAAATAAGTAAAAGCCTCTATGATTCTTTTGAAAGTAAAATAACCGGAAGAAGAGGATCAACTTTAGCTTATAACTCAGTTCATGAAGAAGGTTGTGATAAAGGGACACATACACACAAAACAGTAAAAGGAAAAAATAAAGCAGTTTACACGCTTCCTAATGAAGATTTTGCAAAAAAGGACTATTGGACAACAGGTGATTTTTACTATAAAAATGCAACTAAGAGATCCTTCGGTCTGGAAGCAACCCGAGTTGCCGGATATACTATATTTTGGAAAAAAGTAAAAGTTTAA
- a CDS encoding ISAon1 family transposase N-terminal region protein codes for MQNETELLKFLLPESLIEYFHIVSFENIENTLHIHFEEKNSIPKELSFFSLQSKGFLPEITIDDFPLRGKSVKLHIKRRRWTDVKTGKILQRNWNLIADGTRMTLDFAEFLKKICRY; via the coding sequence GTGCAAAATGAAACAGAACTTCTTAAATTCTTACTTCCAGAATCTTTAATTGAATATTTTCATATAGTGAGCTTTGAAAATATAGAAAACACTCTTCATATCCATTTCGAAGAAAAAAATAGTATTCCAAAGGAACTATCATTTTTTAGCTTACAGTCCAAAGGATTTCTTCCTGAAATTACGATAGATGATTTTCCCTTGCGTGGAAAATCTGTGAAGCTGCATATCAAACGCAGGAGATGGACAGATGTAAAGACCGGAAAAATACTTCAAAGAAACTGGAATCTAATAGCTGATGGTACCCGGATGACTCTGGATTTTGCAGAGTTCTTAAAAAAAATCTGCCGATACTAA
- a CDS encoding ISAon1 family transposase has product MYGVNGRKFQRQYKKSISDFRNWKHRSHAQEWIVYPENLSESLSLDEVALSDGELYTVLTSKKVKGKKGSIVAIVKGTRSEVVIEHLLKIDRRQRMMVKEVTLDMAGSMKLIAKRSFPAASMVIDRFHVQKLAIEAIQEIRIQHRWEAIEAENNIADESSKEIFDNGDTRKQLLARSRYLLYKSRKKWSESQRQRAAILFTQYPDLEKAYRLADGLRNIYNQNILKSVAITKLAHWFKNVEEAGFKSFSILRKTIIHHYRDILNYFDKRSTNAAAESFNAKIKNFRMQLRGVKDRNFFLFRLTKLFA; this is encoded by the coding sequence ATGTACGGGGTAAACGGTCGGAAATTTCAGCGGCAATACAAAAAGAGTATCAGCGATTTTCGAAACTGGAAGCATAGGTCCCATGCCCAGGAGTGGATTGTTTATCCTGAAAATCTTTCAGAATCTTTATCCTTAGATGAAGTAGCTCTCTCTGATGGAGAATTGTACACTGTTCTTACCTCCAAAAAAGTAAAAGGTAAGAAAGGGAGCATTGTGGCCATCGTTAAAGGAACCCGGAGTGAAGTAGTTATAGAACATCTTTTAAAGATCGACCGAAGGCAAAGGATGATGGTAAAAGAAGTTACTTTGGATATGGCGGGCTCAATGAAACTTATTGCGAAAAGGAGCTTTCCTGCCGCATCTATGGTAATAGATCGCTTTCATGTCCAAAAATTAGCTATAGAGGCTATTCAGGAAATCAGAATACAACACCGCTGGGAAGCTATTGAAGCAGAAAATAATATTGCTGATGAATCCTCAAAAGAAATTTTTGATAATGGAGATACCCGGAAACAGCTTTTAGCAAGAAGCAGGTATTTACTTTATAAAAGCCGAAAGAAATGGAGTGAATCTCAAAGACAGCGAGCTGCCATACTTTTCACTCAATATCCTGATTTGGAAAAGGCTTATCGTCTGGCTGATGGGCTTAGGAATATTTATAATCAGAATATTTTGAAATCTGTAGCGATCACTAAGCTGGCCCACTGGTTTAAAAACGTTGAAGAAGCAGGTTTTAAATCATTTTCCATTTTAAGAAAAACGATAATACATCATTACAGAGATATTTTAAACTATTTTGATAAAAGAAGCACTAATGCAGCAGCTGAATCTTTTAATGCGAAAATCAAAAACTTCAGAATGCAACTCAGAGGAGTCAAAGACAGAAACTTTTTTCTATTCAGATTAACCAAACTTTTTGCTTAG
- a CDS encoding MBL fold metallo-hydrolase → MKLKFLGTGTSQGVPVIGCTCEVCTSENPKDNRLRSSVMITTEENKKILIDCGPDFRQQMLTNHEHNVDIALITHEHNDHVIGLDDMRPLIFKSGKDVPLYCYSRVAHEIKNRFPYAFADVRYPGAPAFELHEIENKPFQVLDTEITPVEVIHYKITVFGYKFKKLAYITDAGFISETEKEKLKNLDILILNCIRKFDPHPAHFILPDVIKLFEELKPKQLFLTHISHHLGLHDIEDKQLPAGIHLAYDGLELNF, encoded by the coding sequence ATGAAGTTGAAATTTTTAGGAACCGGTACTTCTCAAGGTGTGCCCGTTATAGGCTGTACATGTGAAGTGTGTACTTCCGAAAATCCCAAAGACAACCGTTTACGCTCTTCTGTGATGATAACCACGGAGGAAAATAAAAAAATACTGATCGACTGCGGTCCGGATTTCAGGCAGCAAATGCTTACCAACCACGAACATAATGTAGACATTGCGCTGATTACCCATGAGCACAATGACCACGTGATTGGGCTGGATGATATGCGCCCACTGATTTTTAAAAGCGGAAAAGATGTTCCTTTGTACTGTTATTCAAGAGTAGCCCACGAAATAAAAAACAGATTTCCTTACGCTTTTGCCGATGTGAGATATCCCGGGGCACCTGCTTTTGAACTTCACGAAATTGAAAACAAGCCTTTTCAGGTACTGGATACTGAAATTACTCCTGTGGAAGTGATTCACTATAAAATTACTGTTTTTGGATATAAGTTTAAAAAGCTGGCCTACATTACGGATGCCGGATTTATTTCCGAAACGGAAAAAGAAAAATTAAAGAATCTGGATATCCTGATCTTAAACTGTATCAGGAAATTTGATCCCCATCCTGCCCATTTTATCCTTCCGGATGTTATTAAGCTCTTTGAAGAATTAAAACCTAAACAATTATTTCTAACGCATATCAGTCATCATTTAGGTCTGCATGATATTGAAGATAAGCAGCTTCCGGCCGGAATACACCTTGCCTACGATGGTTTGGAACTTAATTTTTAA
- a CDS encoding nicotinate-nucleotide adenylyltransferase → MYQKLTPKQKALTINLDPTIYGTFAEIGAGQETVRHFFRAGGASGTIAKAMSAYDKDFSDAIYGKEVKNRYVTQNRLRKMLRYEVALIEERISRDNNPDRKFFSYANTVTTINFDKTVRGHGWVGIRFQTKENEDYNEIVIHVKFKENDATLQQETLGNLGVNLIFGAFHYFDNPRTLVESLYDDIAKDNLEIDMIDFSGPAFAYVDNRLMSLQLVKNGMTDAVIFNSEGNNMLPADVLYKKNIFAVRGSFRPVTKVNIDMLKNGMDMFFKDATCTHEETEVLIEITISNLRADGDIDERDFLDRVDILGKLGYTVIISNFSEYYRLIDYFASYTSGDIGVAMGVNNMLMVFDEKYYQNLSGGILEAFGKFFRNGMRVYLYPYKDPETHQLLDSSNLKVEENLKELYKYFKHNNRIVDITNYNPEFLEIYSREILRKIACCVKGWETQVPEGVAEMIKERGMFGYKEELSLKQFS, encoded by the coding sequence ATGTATCAGAAACTAACTCCTAAACAAAAAGCATTAACAATTAATCTAGATCCTACTATTTATGGTACTTTCGCAGAAATTGGAGCAGGGCAGGAGACTGTTCGTCACTTTTTTAGAGCAGGGGGAGCTTCCGGTACGATTGCTAAGGCAATGTCTGCTTATGACAAAGATTTTAGTGATGCCATCTACGGAAAAGAAGTAAAAAACAGGTACGTTACCCAGAACAGGCTTCGCAAAATGCTTCGGTATGAAGTCGCTTTGATTGAAGAGAGGATTTCCAGAGATAATAATCCGGATAGAAAATTCTTCTCTTACGCCAATACGGTAACTACCATCAATTTTGACAAAACTGTAAGAGGTCACGGCTGGGTAGGGATTCGTTTTCAGACCAAAGAAAATGAAGATTATAATGAGATCGTAATTCATGTAAAATTCAAAGAAAATGATGCCACTCTTCAGCAGGAAACCTTAGGTAATCTGGGAGTAAATTTAATCTTCGGTGCTTTTCATTATTTTGACAATCCAAGAACTTTAGTAGAATCTCTTTATGATGATATTGCAAAAGATAACCTTGAAATTGACATGATTGACTTCAGCGGACCCGCTTTCGCTTATGTTGATAACAGGCTGATGTCTCTTCAGCTGGTAAAAAACGGAATGACGGATGCGGTGATCTTCAACTCTGAGGGGAACAATATGCTTCCGGCAGATGTACTGTACAAGAAAAATATTTTTGCCGTAAGAGGAAGCTTCAGACCGGTAACAAAAGTAAACATAGACATGCTTAAAAACGGTATGGATATGTTCTTCAAAGATGCTACCTGTACCCATGAAGAAACAGAAGTTCTTATCGAAATCACTATTTCCAATCTGAGAGCAGACGGAGATATTGATGAAAGAGATTTCCTGGACAGAGTAGATATTCTGGGCAAACTGGGATATACCGTTATTATTTCGAATTTCTCAGAATATTACAGACTGATTGATTATTTTGCGTCGTACACAAGCGGAGACATCGGTGTTGCAATGGGGGTCAATAATATGTTGATGGTATTTGACGAGAAATATTATCAAAATCTGTCAGGCGGAATCCTTGAAGCATTCGGTAAGTTTTTCAGAAACGGAATGAGAGTATACCTGTATCCTTACAAAGATCCTGAAACCCATCAGTTACTGGATTCTTCAAATCTTAAAGTAGAAGAAAATCTTAAAGAACTCTATAAATATTTCAAACACAATAACCGTATTGTAGATATTACGAACTATAATCCGGAGTTCCTGGAAATCTACTCAAGAGAAATTTTGAGAAAAATTGCCTGCTGTGTGAAAGGCTGGGAAACTCAGGTACCGGAAGGCGTAGCAGAAATGATCAAAGAGCGTGGAATGTTCGGCTATAAAGAAGAGCTTTCCCTAAAACAATTCTCTTAA
- a CDS encoding GAF domain-containing protein has protein sequence MSELKKRLSSILESPKHNTEEKLEKVCHLLDQEIPYFNWTGFYFKNGDKDELILGPYVGAPTDHTIIPYGKGICGQVAVSNETFVVPDVNEESNYLSCSIDTKAEIVVPIFKDGKNIGQIDIDSHTIDPFTKEDRELLEWLCNEVSKIL, from the coding sequence ATGTCAGAATTAAAGAAAAGACTTTCCTCAATTCTTGAAAGTCCCAAACATAATACAGAAGAAAAACTTGAAAAAGTCTGCCACCTGTTGGATCAGGAAATTCCTTACTTCAACTGGACTGGTTTCTATTTCAAAAACGGAGATAAGGATGAGCTGATTCTGGGCCCTTATGTAGGAGCTCCCACAGATCATACTATCATTCCTTACGGTAAAGGAATCTGCGGCCAGGTTGCTGTTTCCAATGAAACATTTGTAGTTCCTGATGTGAACGAAGAGAGCAACTATTTAAGCTGTTCCATAGATACCAAAGCAGAAATTGTAGTTCCGATTTTTAAAGACGGGAAAAACATCGGTCAGATTGATATTGATTCTCATACCATCGATCCCTTCACCAAAGAAGACCGCGAATTGTTAGAGTGGCTTTGTAATGAAGTTTCTAAAATTTTGTAA
- a CDS encoding cupin domain-containing protein yields MSDTVILSEGEEFDYVIKEVSKYLHLYVMAFEKEERTITRIDKRENMYGGNGTVYLIQMFDQKELANNRLAAYMVLLNKGDESGFHTHNLRNEQELYVVVHGAGEYRERTGTEGAIRKKMLEKGDITAISSIGYHSVENTGDEPLILFVITTYLP; encoded by the coding sequence ATGTCTGATACAGTTATATTATCTGAAGGAGAAGAATTCGATTACGTTATAAAGGAGGTTTCAAAGTACCTCCATCTGTATGTGATGGCTTTTGAGAAGGAAGAAAGAACCATTACCCGCATAGATAAACGTGAAAATATGTATGGTGGAAACGGAACGGTATACCTGATCCAGATGTTTGATCAGAAAGAGCTGGCCAATAACCGTCTGGCAGCCTACATGGTTTTGTTAAACAAAGGCGATGAATCCGGATTTCACACGCATAATCTAAGAAACGAACAGGAGCTGTACGTTGTGGTGCACGGAGCCGGAGAATACCGTGAAAGAACCGGAACAGAAGGAGCAATACGTAAGAAAATGCTTGAAAAAGGAGATATTACGGCCATCAGTTCTATAGGATACCACTCTGTAGAAAATACGGGTGATGAGCCTTTAATTTTGTTTGTGATTACCACCTATCTTCCATAA
- a CDS encoding ABC transporter substrate-binding protein produces the protein MKIVSLVPSITEALFDLGLTENEVVGRTKFCIHPQDKIKKVSVIGGTKNINIEKIKALQPDLILANKEENVKDQVEALMNDFKVTVTNVETIEDNYYLLKNLGKLLGKEEKAQLFNLKIYDVLNQAKLDTPVKAAYLIWNNPYMTIGSDTFIHKILSEIGFENIFKDKTRYPQITTEDLAAADVIMLSSEPFPFKEKHIEELQAFYPDKKIMIVDGEAFSWYGTHIAKCENYFKELIAEIHAIQQS, from the coding sequence ATGAAAATCGTTTCACTTGTCCCCTCTATCACTGAGGCACTATTTGACCTTGGCCTTACCGAGAATGAAGTTGTAGGCAGAACAAAATTTTGTATCCATCCTCAGGATAAAATAAAAAAGGTGTCCGTAATCGGGGGCACTAAAAACATCAATATTGAGAAAATTAAAGCATTGCAGCCGGATCTTATTCTTGCCAATAAAGAAGAGAATGTGAAAGATCAGGTAGAAGCTTTAATGAATGATTTTAAAGTAACAGTAACCAATGTTGAAACCATTGAAGATAATTATTACCTGCTTAAAAATCTCGGAAAACTTTTGGGGAAAGAAGAAAAGGCCCAGCTTTTTAATCTTAAAATTTATGATGTATTGAATCAGGCAAAACTGGATACGCCCGTAAAGGCAGCTTATCTTATCTGGAATAATCCTTATATGACTATTGGTTCCGACACCTTTATTCATAAAATTTTATCGGAAATTGGTTTTGAAAATATTTTTAAGGATAAAACCCGCTATCCCCAAATCACCACTGAAGATCTGGCTGCTGCTGATGTGATCATGCTTTCTTCCGAACCCTTTCCGTTTAAAGAGAAACATATTGAGGAACTGCAGGCTTTCTATCCTGATAAAAAGATTATGATCGTGGATGGAGAGGCATTTTCCTGGTATGGAACCCATATTGCTAAGTGCGAGAATTATTTTAAGGAACTCATTGCAGAAATTCATGCTATACAGCAAAGCTAG
- the mgtE gene encoding magnesium transporter: protein MNSRDELIFNPADIAETLSELPADERLLAFLKVPKEYKAEVFSHLDPDFQEETIRSIGSDEVSEILNAMTPDDRTALFEDFPDELIKYSINHLNPQERRIALKLLGYNSDSIARLMTPYYIQIRKEWTVKRCLQQIKKVGKRVETMNYLYVVDERNRLIDDLAIGTLLLEEEDTLVSDITDNHFVAITTTTSKEDAVTYFEKYDRGALPIITEAGVLVGIVTIDDILDQIEQQNTEDIQKFGGLEALDLPYIQTSWTEMIKKRATWLIILFVSEMLTASAMGYFDKEIEKAVVLALFVPLIISSGGNSGSQAATLIIRAMALQEISLKDWWYVMKKEIISGLCLGAILGVIGFIRIMLWQQIGLFDYGQYWVYVGLSVSVSLIAIVLWGTLSGSMIPFVLKKLNLDPATSSAPFVATLVDVTGLIIYFTVAGLFLTGKLL from the coding sequence TTGAATTCCAGAGACGAACTTATCTTCAACCCTGCCGATATTGCCGAAACTCTCAGCGAACTTCCTGCTGATGAGAGGCTGCTCGCATTCCTGAAGGTTCCGAAAGAATACAAAGCAGAAGTTTTCTCTCACCTCGATCCTGATTTTCAGGAAGAAACCATCAGAAGTATCGGGAGCGATGAAGTTTCCGAGATCCTGAATGCAATGACCCCGGATGACAGAACAGCTCTCTTCGAGGACTTCCCGGATGAGCTCATCAAATATTCTATCAACCACCTTAATCCCCAGGAAAGGAGAATTGCTTTAAAACTGCTGGGATATAACTCAGATTCCATTGCCCGTCTGATGACGCCTTACTATATCCAGATCCGTAAGGAATGGACGGTAAAAAGATGTCTTCAGCAGATCAAAAAAGTAGGAAAAAGAGTGGAAACCATGAACTATCTGTACGTGGTGGATGAAAGAAACAGGCTGATTGATGACCTTGCTATCGGAACGTTATTGCTGGAAGAAGAAGACACTCTGGTTTCTGATATTACAGACAATCATTTCGTAGCGATTACCACCACCACTTCCAAAGAGGATGCGGTAACCTATTTTGAAAAGTATGACCGTGGTGCGCTTCCTATTATTACAGAAGCCGGTGTTTTGGTGGGAATTGTAACGATAGATGATATTCTGGATCAGATTGAACAGCAGAACACGGAAGATATCCAGAAATTTGGGGGATTGGAAGCGTTAGACCTTCCCTACATCCAGACTTCGTGGACAGAGATGATCAAGAAAAGAGCCACCTGGCTGATTATTTTATTTGTTTCTGAAATGCTGACGGCTTCAGCAATGGGATATTTTGATAAAGAAATAGAGAAAGCTGTTGTTCTGGCCCTGTTTGTTCCGCTGATTATTTCCAGTGGAGGAAATTCCGGATCGCAGGCAGCTACATTGATTATCCGTGCGATGGCTCTTCAGGAGATCAGTCTGAAGGACTGGTGGTATGTCATGAAAAAAGAGATTATTTCCGGGTTATGTCTTGGGGCAATTTTGGGAGTTATCGGATTTATCAGAATTATGCTTTGGCAGCAGATAGGCCTTTTTGACTATGGCCAATATTGGGTGTATGTAGGATTAAGTGTTTCTGTTTCCCTTATAGCTATTGTATTGTGGGGAACGCTATCGGGATCAATGATTCCGTTTGTATTAAAGAAACTTAATCTGGACCCCGCTACTTCTTCTGCTCCGTTTGTAGCCACATTGGTGGATGTGACAGGACTTATTATCTATTTTACTGTAGCCGGGCTTTTCTTAACCGGAAAACTTTTGTAA
- a CDS encoding bacteriocin-like protein: protein MKNLKKLSRQAAKEINGGLGPFRCSITRPCSVGYCCNGECLDHDCMIEP, encoded by the coding sequence ATGAAAAACTTAAAGAAACTCAGCAGACAAGCTGCTAAAGAAATCAATGGCGGTCTGGGGCCATTCAGATGCAGTATAACGAGACCATGTTCTGTGGGATATTGCTGTAACGGAGAATGCCTGGATCACGACTGCATGATCGAGCCTTAA
- a CDS encoding bacteriocin-like protein — MKNLKKLSRQVQKEIKGSGPFKRCTEHYECPGGSCCHNTCVLNPCPLE; from the coding sequence ATGAAAAATCTAAAAAAATTAAGCAGACAGGTACAAAAGGAAATTAAAGGCAGCGGGCCTTTCAAAAGATGTACAGAACATTACGAATGTCCGGGCGGATCATGCTGTCATAACACTTGTGTTCTGAATCCATGTCCCTTGGAATAA
- a CDS encoding bacteriocin-like protein — translation MKNLKKLSREKAKQINGGSMERCSESNPCTVGWCCFGICSPFICIE, via the coding sequence ATGAAAAATTTAAAGAAACTCAGCAGGGAAAAAGCAAAGCAGATTAATGGCGGATCTATGGAAAGATGCAGTGAAAGCAATCCATGTACCGTAGGATGGTGCTGTTTTGGAATCTGTTCCCCCTTTATTTGTATTGAATAA
- a CDS encoding pyruvate decarboxylase — protein sequence MKKIIFFTAVTTFLFIGFTSVKAQKIPDDKIKKVLYFNPEVEPDIDEIKDPTNNAFFDAVTDNFSGRRNKMLRAEVQVPFDSIDKQTIVDYCLNNDADFAIVSKVRYFKVGFGKYVFSNQVVVSMKLFGADGNLVTETDHDTYRKNMRLLGSTTNSVKIGTEGAIKGIIKKLRKLKPAEAEL from the coding sequence ATGAAAAAAATTATATTCTTTACAGCGGTCACTACTTTTTTATTCATCGGATTTACTTCAGTAAAAGCCCAAAAAATTCCTGATGATAAAATAAAAAAAGTACTCTACTTCAATCCCGAGGTAGAGCCTGATATTGACGAAATAAAAGATCCTACCAATAACGCTTTCTTTGATGCTGTTACTGATAATTTCAGTGGGAGAAGAAATAAAATGCTCCGGGCTGAAGTTCAGGTTCCCTTTGACAGTATAGACAAGCAGACTATTGTAGATTACTGCCTCAACAATGATGCGGATTTTGCGATTGTTTCCAAAGTCCGGTATTTCAAAGTAGGGTTTGGGAAATATGTTTTCTCCAATCAGGTGGTGGTAAGCATGAAGCTTTTTGGTGCAGACGGAAATCTTGTCACGGAAACCGATCATGATACCTACCGAAAAAACATGCGTCTGCTGGGCTCTACAACCAACTCTGTTAAAATAGGAACCGAAGGAGCCATAAAAGGAATCATCAAAAAACTGAGAAAACTGAAACCGGCTGAGGCAGAGCTGTGA
- the rpsO gene encoding 30S ribosomal protein S15: MYLTTDKKQEIFAKHGKSAQDTGSAEGQIALFTFRINHLSQHLKANRHDFNTERSLVKLVGKRKSLLDYLKNKDIARYRAIIAELGLRK; the protein is encoded by the coding sequence ATGTACTTAACAACAGACAAAAAGCAGGAAATTTTCGCAAAGCACGGAAAATCTGCACAGGACACAGGAAGTGCTGAAGGACAAATCGCTCTTTTCACTTTCAGAATCAACCACTTATCTCAGCACTTAAAGGCTAACCGTCATGATTTCAACACAGAGAGATCTCTAGTGAAACTGGTAGGTAAGAGAAAAAGTTTACTAGATTACCTTAAAAACAAAGATATCGCAAGATACAGAGCAATTATTGCTGAACTAGGTTTAAGAAAATAA